In Thermococcus sp. M39, the following are encoded in one genomic region:
- a CDS encoding ATP-binding protein, whose product MILKFIDREEELKALEELYIQNKAHLILIYGRRRIGKTELIKQFIKDKPSFYFLARKEPIELELTRLIQNFNRKFNVFIEARSLEEFFEKVKDFKRLVFVIDEFPYWVEEDKSIPSVFQYIWDEILKDSRIMLILLGSSISTMESLMSYKNPLYGRRTAQLKLSPIGFFHLKEAFPRYSWEELVKVYGCIDGIPAYFQYFNDSLSVEENIERNFYNKVSILYEDAERLLKDELREPIDYLNILKAINEGKTKLTEIANETKIAITNLPKYLKTLETLDLIYKEFPITQRERRKFGIYRVKDFYYRFWLRFVYPYKDDIEIGAISFEDFRDEFNKYLGEVFERVARQFLIKLNIESKLPFKFTKIGRWWDKEKEIDLVTINSITREAGFFEVKWKELSYKNAMKILKELKEKRKSVKISTKAEHYGLIAKHVDRKEELREKGYLVFDLGDFTSP is encoded by the coding sequence ATGATACTAAAATTCATCGACAGAGAAGAAGAACTCAAAGCACTTGAGGAGCTTTACATCCAAAATAAAGCTCACCTTATCCTAATCTATGGACGCAGAAGAATTGGAAAAACTGAACTAATCAAGCAGTTCATAAAAGACAAACCCAGCTTTTATTTCTTAGCGAGAAAAGAGCCAATAGAGCTTGAACTCACTCGCCTAATTCAGAATTTTAACAGAAAGTTCAACGTCTTCATTGAAGCCCGTAGCTTGGAGGAGTTTTTTGAAAAAGTTAAAGATTTTAAAAGGCTTGTTTTTGTTATTGATGAGTTCCCATACTGGGTGGAGGAGGACAAATCTATTCCTTCAGTTTTCCAGTACATATGGGATGAAATTCTAAAGGACTCACGGATTATGCTCATTCTTCTCGGCTCTTCAATTTCCACGATGGAAAGCTTGATGAGCTATAAAAATCCCCTTTACGGAAGGAGAACCGCTCAGCTAAAGCTCTCACCGATTGGATTCTTCCACTTAAAAGAAGCTTTTCCCCGCTACTCATGGGAAGAACTCGTGAAAGTTTACGGATGCATCGATGGAATTCCCGCATATTTTCAGTACTTTAACGACTCGCTGAGCGTTGAAGAAAACATTGAGCGCAATTTTTACAACAAGGTGAGCATCCTTTATGAAGATGCCGAAAGACTCCTGAAAGACGAGCTTAGAGAACCGATAGATTATTTAAACATCTTAAAAGCTATTAATGAAGGAAAAACCAAGCTTACAGAAATAGCTAACGAAACTAAGATAGCAATAACAAACCTGCCAAAATACCTGAAAACACTTGAAACACTCGACTTAATCTACAAAGAGTTTCCGATAACACAAAGAGAGCGCAGAAAGTTTGGGATTTACCGAGTAAAAGACTTTTACTATCGTTTTTGGCTTCGCTTTGTTTATCCCTACAAGGATGACATAGAGATTGGAGCAATAAGTTTTGAGGATTTTAGGGATGAATTCAATAAGTATCTTGGAGAAGTCTTTGAAAGAGTTGCAAGGCAGTTTCTGATTAAACTGAACATTGAAAGTAAGCTCCCCTTCAAGTTCACAAAAATCGGCAGATGGTGGGACAAAGAGAAAGAGATTGACTTGGTGACTATTAATAGCATCACACGCGAAGCGGGCTTCTTTGAGGTCAAATGGAAGGAGCTTTCATACAAAAATGCTATGAAAATCTTAAAAGAACTAAAAGAAAAGCGCAAAAGCGTTAAAATAAGCACAAAAGCAGAACATTACGGATTGATTGCAAAACATGTTGATAGGAAAGAAGAACTTAGAGAGAAAGGCTATTTGGTGTTCGACCTTGGTGACTTCACTTCCCCATAA
- a CDS encoding ABC transporter permease has protein sequence MRRLIYRNLRTTYDLRPHLFFSLLLPTLIYIFIISLAYNKIVKPIPMYDRYLSYSAFFVPAAILINTLQLSILCGSMLWTDKYNGMLEQILSFSSRAEYFLSRVLSIVIISSSTAITLGLLSTTIIKDEVSLSYATPFLFLYAVVMSSIIFASLSFCVSAVVKTPDKLTMFNRMITTPIIAISGIFYPPEYLPPLISEIAKFNPLTYAANLIRASLLGIQVNTAFQIATLTLFSGAMLIIAYILFRKMDVAY, from the coding sequence ATGAGACGCCTGATATATCGGAATCTAAGAACGACCTATGACCTGAGGCCTCACCTGTTTTTTAGCTTACTCCTTCCAACGCTCATTTACATTTTCATAATTTCATTGGCATACAACAAAATTGTAAAACCTATACCGATGTATGACAGATATTTAAGCTATTCCGCCTTTTTTGTACCTGCTGCCATTTTGATAAATACTCTGCAGCTTTCGATATTATGCGGGTCAATGCTCTGGACAGATAAATACAATGGAATGTTAGAGCAAATTTTGAGCTTTTCCTCAAGAGCTGAATATTTCCTCTCAAGGGTGCTCTCAATTGTTATAATCTCGTCATCAACTGCCATAACCTTAGGGCTGCTTTCTACTACAATAATAAAAGATGAAGTGAGCCTTTCATATGCCACCCCATTCCTGTTTCTTTATGCTGTTGTGATGAGTTCAATAATATTTGCATCACTGTCATTCTGTGTCAGTGCAGTTGTAAAGACTCCAGACAAGCTAACAATGTTCAACAGGATGATAACAACGCCAATAATAGCAATTAGCGGCATATTCTATCCTCCTGAATATCTCCCCCCACTCATCTCAGAAATTGCAAAGTTTAATCCTTTAACATATGCAGCGAACTTAATAAGAGCGTCTCTTCTGGGGATACAAGTAAATACTGCTTTTCAAATAGCTACGCTCACGCTTTTTTCAGGTGCTATGCTAATAATTGCATACATCCTTTTCAGAAAGATGGATGTTGCATACTGA
- a CDS encoding ABC transporter ATP-binding protein — protein sequence MKVISVSNLWKKFSSTWVLKGISFDVKKEIFGFIGPNGAGKTTTVRIILGILRADKGSVKIFGKSPKELSREERKSIGYVQQRISFEPYLSVFENIWLYGYLRGLSKEEAKERASKLINEFDLKPNKKAIELSIGQRRRLQIARELVHKPTLLFLDEPTVGLDVESRYKVIEVIRNMKIPVFFTTHNMWEAERLCDRIAIINKGRILTIDSPKSLIRKTNSANLEEAYLKVIKNETPDISESKNDL from the coding sequence ATGAAGGTCATTTCAGTCTCAAATTTATGGAAAAAGTTTAGCAGTACATGGGTGCTTAAAGGAATAAGCTTTGATGTTAAAAAAGAGATATTTGGATTTATAGGGCCCAATGGTGCTGGTAAAACAACTACAGTGAGAATAATTCTTGGTATCTTAAGGGCAGACAAAGGCTCCGTTAAAATCTTCGGGAAAAGTCCAAAAGAGCTTTCAAGAGAGGAAAGAAAAAGCATTGGTTATGTTCAGCAACGAATTAGCTTTGAACCTTATCTCTCAGTGTTTGAAAATATCTGGCTTTACGGATACCTAAGAGGGTTAAGCAAAGAGGAAGCCAAAGAAAGAGCCTCAAAACTTATTAATGAATTCGATTTAAAGCCAAACAAAAAAGCTATTGAACTATCAATTGGACAAAGAAGAAGACTCCAAATAGCCAGGGAATTAGTACATAAACCAACGTTATTGTTTCTTGATGAGCCTACAGTTGGCTTAGATGTTGAATCGAGGTATAAGGTCATCGAAGTTATAAGGAATATGAAAATCCCCGTATTCTTTACAACTCACAATATGTGGGAAGCAGAAAGACTATGCGACAGAATCGCAATTATAAATAAGGGACGAATATTAACAATTGACTCTCCAAAGTCTCTAATTAGGAAAACCAACTCAGCCAACTTAGAAGAGGCATATCTTAAGGTGATTAAAAATGAGACGCCTGATATATCGGAATCTAAGAACGACCTATGA
- a CDS encoding SPASM domain-containing protein, with the protein MEDFVDLLLDLNVSMWIPTLIMPVGCGFINWKEFRPTIQEIREFLENLLRLMSIYNKENSGFRIIGSFNIELLQDNKEFEKFSFQCVPYIAYINIEPDGTITPCDRMTEWKLGSLKEKSLKELLSDSRDIRRDWKDIYGKLKSLDILQKCKSCKYYALCGGVCPGIAFRSYELGEEYPAR; encoded by the coding sequence ATGGAAGATTTTGTTGACCTTTTGCTTGATCTAAATGTCTCTATGTGGATTCCAACTTTAATAATGCCAGTTGGATGTGGATTTATAAATTGGAAAGAGTTTAGACCAACTATACAAGAAATTCGAGAGTTTCTTGAGAATTTATTGCGATTAATGTCCATATACAACAAAGAAAATTCAGGATTTCGTATTATTGGCTCATTTAACATAGAACTACTCCAAGATAATAAAGAATTTGAAAAATTCTCATTTCAGTGTGTACCCTACATTGCTTATATAAATATTGAACCTGATGGAACAATTACTCCATGTGATAGAATGACAGAATGGAAATTAGGCTCTCTAAAAGAAAAGTCACTAAAAGAACTCTTGTCAGATTCAAGGGATATACGTAGAGATTGGAAAGACATATACGGAAAATTAAAATCATTAGACATACTCCAAAAATGCAAATCTTGTAAGTATTATGCCTTATGTGGTGGTGTTTGCCCCGGAATAGCCTTCAGAAGTTATGAACTAGGAGAAGAGTATCCTGCCCGATAG
- a CDS encoding radical SAM protein — MGVPQEDVAKTILEMHNLGIITFSDTYESKSVEIYPFSMCSRALLTLTHRCNFQCKHCLQGNNKWSPQIKELTAKEWMNIIDQLSEYGASYLFFTGGEPFLRRDTLQLLQYAGEYAFPLRVYTNATLLTPEIIKKYLKLIILLSKSHYMALASRMLIPLLVFLAHIKNYYLNQNINR; from the coding sequence ATGGGGGTACCACAAGAAGATGTTGCTAAAACAATACTAGAAATGCATAACCTAGGGATAATTACTTTCAGCGATACATACGAGAGCAAATCTGTAGAAATTTATCCATTTAGTATGTGTAGCAGAGCCCTTCTAACTTTGACTCATAGATGTAACTTCCAATGTAAACATTGTCTTCAAGGTAATAATAAGTGGAGCCCACAAATTAAAGAACTAACAGCCAAGGAATGGATGAACATAATTGATCAACTCTCAGAATATGGAGCAAGTTATTTATTCTTCACAGGGGGAGAACCTTTTCTAAGAAGGGACACTCTCCAACTACTTCAGTATGCAGGTGAATATGCATTTCCACTACGAGTTTATACAAATGCCACACTTCTAACCCCGGAGATAATTAAAAAATATCTAAAATTGATAATCTTATTGTCCAAGTCTCATTACATGGCATTAGCGAGCAGGATGTTGATCCCTTTGTTGGTGTTCCTGGCGCATATAAAAAATTATTACCTCAATCAAAACATTAACCGATAA
- the leuS gene encoding leucine--tRNA ligase: protein MVDFRAIEEKWQKKWNEEKIFEPKIDRNKPKFYITVAFPYLSGHLHVGHARTYTIPDVIARFKRMQGYNVLFPMAWHITGSPIVGIAERIKHRDPQTIFVYRDVYKVPEDILWTFEDPINIVKYFMKAAKETFIRAGFSVDWSREFHTTSLHPQFNAFITWQFLRLKEKGLIVKGAHRVRWDPVVGTPLGDHDLMDGEDVPILEYILIKFILEEDGEIIYLPAATLRPETVYGVTNMWLNPNATYVKAKVIYKGKEEIWVVSKEAAYKLSFQDKEIEVLEEFKGEKLIGKWVKNPVTGDEIIILPADFVDPDNATGVVMSVPAHAPFDHAALEDLKRNTDILLKYDIDPRIVENITYISLIELEGYGEFPAVEEVAKLGVKSQEDKEKLEQATKTIYKAEYHKGIFKIEPYKGIPVSKVKDIIAEDMKKKGIADIMYEFAEKNVISRFGNRAVIKIIHDQWFIDYGNPEWKAKAFECLEQMKIIPESRRAQFKAVFDWLDKKACARKIGLGTPLPWDPEWVIESLSDSTIYMAYYTISRAINKYGIRGEQLIPELFDYIFLDERSEEKEKELSKKTGIPAEVIREMKEEFEYWYPLDWRCSAKDLIPNHLTFFVFNHVALFRREHWPKGIAVNGYGTLEGKKMSKSKGNVLNFIDAINENGADVVRLYIMSLAEHDSDFDWRNKEVSKLRGQLERFYELISEFAEYEAKPAELKDIDKWMLHRLNKAIEGATKALEEFRTRTAVQWAFYSILNDLRWYMRRTEGRDDEAKRYVLRTLANIWVRLMAPFTPHICEELWEKLGGEGFVSLAKWPEPNPEWWNEAIELEEDYIKSLIEDIKEIIKVAKLEDAKKAYIYTAPEWKWKVAEIVAEKRDFKAVMSEVMKDPEMRKKGKEVANLVNKLIKERAFDIKRIDEEKALREAKDFIEKELGLEIVINPEEDKGGKKKQAMPMKPAVFIE from the coding sequence ATGGTAGATTTTAGGGCTATTGAGGAGAAGTGGCAGAAGAAGTGGAACGAAGAGAAAATCTTTGAGCCAAAGATAGATAGAAATAAGCCAAAGTTCTACATCACAGTTGCTTTCCCATACCTATCAGGGCATCTGCACGTTGGACACGCAAGGACGTACACAATCCCAGATGTTATAGCGAGATTCAAGAGAATGCAGGGTTACAATGTTTTGTTCCCAATGGCATGGCACATCACAGGTTCACCAATAGTTGGAATTGCCGAAAGAATAAAGCACCGCGATCCTCAGACGATTTTTGTTTACAGAGATGTTTACAAAGTGCCGGAAGATATTCTGTGGACGTTTGAGGATCCAATAAACATCGTCAAATACTTCATGAAAGCAGCAAAGGAGACATTCATTAGAGCTGGATTCAGCGTTGACTGGAGCAGAGAGTTTCACACAACTTCACTGCATCCGCAGTTTAATGCTTTCATAACTTGGCAGTTCTTGAGGCTGAAAGAGAAAGGGCTGATAGTTAAAGGAGCACACAGAGTTAGATGGGATCCAGTTGTTGGAACACCTCTCGGCGACCATGATTTGATGGATGGAGAAGATGTTCCAATTTTGGAGTACATCTTAATTAAGTTCATCTTAGAGGAGGATGGTGAGATTATTTACTTGCCAGCAGCAACGCTGAGACCAGAGACAGTTTACGGAGTAACTAACATGTGGCTGAACCCCAATGCTACATACGTCAAAGCTAAAGTGATATACAAAGGAAAAGAGGAAATATGGGTAGTCAGCAAAGAGGCAGCCTATAAGCTGAGCTTCCAAGATAAGGAGATTGAAGTATTGGAGGAGTTCAAGGGAGAGAAGCTGATAGGCAAGTGGGTTAAGAATCCCGTTACTGGAGATGAGATAATAATTCTGCCAGCAGATTTCGTTGACCCAGACAACGCAACCGGTGTTGTTATGAGCGTTCCAGCGCATGCACCATTTGACCATGCCGCTCTGGAAGATTTGAAGAGAAACACAGACATTTTGCTGAAGTATGATATTGATCCAAGAATCGTCGAGAACATCACGTACATCTCGCTGATTGAGCTGGAAGGCTACGGCGAGTTCCCAGCAGTTGAAGAGGTTGCAAAGCTAGGAGTGAAGAGCCAAGAGGACAAAGAAAAGCTGGAGCAGGCAACAAAGACAATATACAAGGCTGAATACCATAAGGGCATCTTCAAGATTGAGCCGTACAAGGGCATTCCAGTGAGCAAAGTTAAGGACATAATTGCTGAAGACATGAAGAAGAAAGGAATCGCCGACATCATGTATGAATTTGCTGAAAAGAATGTCATTTCAAGGTTTGGAAACAGGGCTGTGATTAAGATAATCCACGACCAGTGGTTCATTGACTACGGAAACCCAGAGTGGAAAGCTAAGGCTTTTGAGTGCTTGGAGCAGATGAAAATAATCCCAGAGTCAAGGAGAGCCCAATTCAAAGCTGTATTTGACTGGCTGGACAAGAAAGCATGTGCAAGAAAGATTGGACTGGGAACTCCGCTACCTTGGGACCCAGAATGGGTGATTGAGAGCTTGAGCGATTCAACGATTTACATGGCTTACTACACAATCTCAAGAGCGATTAACAAGTACGGCATTAGAGGGGAGCAACTGATTCCAGAGCTGTTCGATTACATATTCCTAGATGAGAGGAGCGAGGAGAAAGAGAAAGAGCTGAGCAAAAAGACTGGAATTCCAGCTGAAGTTATCAGAGAGATGAAAGAGGAGTTTGAATACTGGTATCCACTGGACTGGAGATGCTCTGCTAAAGACCTAATCCCAAACCACCTAACGTTCTTTGTCTTCAATCATGTAGCACTGTTCAGAAGGGAGCACTGGCCGAAGGGAATAGCCGTCAATGGCTACGGAACGCTGGAAGGTAAGAAGATGAGCAAGAGCAAAGGAAACGTACTGAACTTCATTGACGCGATAAACGAGAACGGAGCCGATGTCGTGAGGCTGTACATAATGAGCTTAGCTGAGCATGACAGCGACTTTGACTGGAGGAACAAAGAAGTATCAAAGCTGAGAGGACAGTTAGAGAGGTTCTATGAGCTGATAAGCGAATTTGCTGAATATGAGGCAAAGCCAGCTGAGTTGAAAGACATTGACAAATGGATGCTACACAGATTGAACAAAGCGATTGAGGGAGCAACTAAAGCCTTGGAAGAGTTTAGGACGAGGACTGCTGTCCAGTGGGCATTCTACAGCATATTGAACGACTTGAGATGGTACATGAGGAGGACTGAAGGCAGAGACGACGAAGCAAAGCGCTATGTCTTGAGGACACTGGCGAATATATGGGTTCGCTTGATGGCACCGTTTACACCACATATCTGTGAGGAGCTGTGGGAAAAGCTAGGCGGAGAGGGATTTGTCAGCTTGGCTAAGTGGCCTGAGCCAAATCCAGAGTGGTGGAACGAGGCAATAGAGCTGGAAGAGGATTACATTAAGTCGCTGATTGAGGACATTAAGGAAATTATAAAGGTTGCAAAGCTGGAGGATGCAAAGAAAGCCTATATCTATACAGCTCCAGAGTGGAAGTGGAAAGTTGCTGAGATTGTTGCAGAGAAGAGAGACTTTAAGGCTGTGATGAGCGAAGTCATGAAAGATCCAGAGATGAGAAAGAAGGGCAAAGAAGTGGCAAACCTAGTGAACAAGCTGATAAAAGAGAGAGCTTTTGACATAAAGCGCATTGATGAGGAGAAAGCCTTGAGAGAAGCAAAAGACTTCATTGAGAAGGAGCTTGGCTTGGAGATTGTAATTAATCCAGAGGAGGACAAAGGCGGAAAGAAGAAGCAAGCAATGCCGATGAAGCCTGCGGTGTTTATTGAGTGA
- a CDS encoding 50S ribosomal protein L15e codes for MGMYKYIREAWKSPKKSYVGQLLKVRMIKWRREPSVVRIERPTRLDRARSLGYQAKQGYVIVRVRVRRGGRKRPRWRGGRKPSKMGMVKYSPKKSLQWIAEEKAARKFPNLEVLNSYWVGEDGMYKWFEVIMVDPHHPVIKSDPKIAWIAMKVHKGRVFRGLTSAGKKSRGLRNKGKGAEKIRPSIRANKGKGK; via the coding sequence ATGGGAATGTACAAATACATTAGGGAAGCTTGGAAGAGCCCAAAGAAGAGCTATGTTGGACAGCTTTTGAAGGTTAGAATGATTAAGTGGAGAAGGGAGCCAAGCGTTGTTAGGATTGAGAGACCAACAAGACTTGACAGAGCAAGGAGCTTAGGCTATCAGGCAAAGCAGGGTTATGTAATCGTTAGGGTTAGAGTTAGGAGAGGAGGAAGAAAGAGGCCCAGGTGGAGGGGCGGTAGAAAGCCCTCAAAGATGGGTATGGTCAAGTACTCACCAAAGAAGTCTTTGCAGTGGATTGCTGAGGAAAAAGCTGCGAGAAAGTTCCCCAACCTTGAAGTGCTCAACTCCTACTGGGTTGGCGAGGATGGAATGTATAAGTGGTTTGAGGTTATAATGGTTGACCCACACCACCCAGTCATCAAGTCCGATCCTAAGATAGCTTGGATTGCAATGAAGGTTCACAAGGGTAGAGTCTTTAGAGGTCTCACAAGTGCAGGTAAGAAGTCAAGAGGACTTAGAAACAAGGGTAAGGGTGCTGAGAAGATTAGACCAAGCATTAGAGCAAACAAGGGTAAAGGTAAGTGA
- a CDS encoding RNA-binding protein, which translates to MAKLQAHSVKIRTFIHATEDPEKVLEALETLFPEDLSPQDVDFEIIETEGYFGNPILVMDAEIKRSKNVRKFLENLKALLSEEDKAYLIEHAEEKVDETGTFYIRFDKQRAYLGEVKVTEGEDVIHVRIKVKAFPMKKESVVKSVKEWLSE; encoded by the coding sequence ATGGCAAAGCTTCAAGCTCATAGTGTAAAGATTAGGACGTTCATTCATGCAACTGAAGACCCCGAAAAGGTGCTGGAGGCGTTGGAGACTCTATTTCCAGAGGATTTGTCACCTCAAGATGTTGACTTTGAGATAATTGAGACAGAAGGTTACTTTGGAAACCCAATCCTTGTCATGGACGCAGAGATTAAGAGGAGCAAAAACGTAAGAAAATTCCTTGAGAACCTCAAAGCTCTGCTTAGTGAGGAAGATAAAGCTTACCTCATTGAGCATGCTGAGGAAAAAGTTGACGAGACTGGAACCTTCTACATTCGCTTTGACAAGCAGAGAGCATACTTAGGAGAAGTTAAAGTTACTGAGGGTGAAGATGTTATCCATGTAAGAATTAAGGTTAAGGCATTCCCAATGAAGAAAGAAAGCGTTGTAAAATCAGTTAAGGAGTGGCTGAGCGAATGA